A stretch of the Mycobacteroides immunogenum genome encodes the following:
- a CDS encoding Tex family protein, translated as MTQSVTVKSVNARLAAELEVAEAQVAAAVRLLDEGATVPFIARYRKEVTGSLDDGQLRDLEERLRYLRELDERRAAVLSSIEDQGKLTDELKAALLSADTKARVEDIYLPYKPKRRTKAQIAREAGLEPLADRLLADPTLVPDEAAAEFLTENVADASAALDGARHILIERVAEDAELVGATRTKFWAEGALQTGPWSEDAAKTEAAQKYRDYFEFSESLETMPSHRVLAVMRGEKEQVLALNFDGGEDAPYEHMVAQSLGVNLTAKTPATPWLAGTVRVAWRAKLMFSASVDARLKLRQRAEEDAVGVFARNLKDLLLAAPAGTRATLGLDPGFRTGVKVAVVDGTGKVVDTCAIYPHQPQQKWNEAKATLAAFVARHNVELIAVGNGTASRETDALAAELIADIKAAGAKAPTKAMVSEAGASVYSASAYAAHELPDLDVTLRGAVSIARRLQDPLAELVKIEPKSIGVGQYQHDVTPGTLARSLNAVVEDAVNAVGVDLNTASVPLLARVSGVTESLAESIVAHREKAGAFRSRKGLLEVPRLGPKAFEQCAGFLRIQGGDDPLDASGVHPESYPVVRKILDRSGVTLAELIGNERSLRSLKPADFADERFGIPTVTDILGELEKPGRDPRPAFTTATFAAGVEKVSDLKVGMVLEGVVTNVAAFGAFVDVGVHQDGLVHVSAMSDRYVSDPHEVVKSGQVVRVKVTEVDIPRQRIGLTLRLNDDPQQGKRPERSGAPRRDDKNRDDRNQGRRNQNRDKNSRQREESRPTGSMADALRNAGFGR; from the coding sequence GTGACTCAGAGCGTGACCGTGAAATCTGTAAATGCCCGCCTCGCTGCTGAACTGGAGGTCGCTGAGGCCCAGGTCGCGGCCGCTGTGCGGCTGCTCGACGAGGGTGCGACGGTCCCGTTCATCGCGCGTTATCGCAAAGAGGTCACCGGCAGCCTGGACGACGGCCAGCTGCGTGACCTGGAAGAGCGGCTGCGGTACCTGCGGGAACTCGATGAGCGGCGGGCCGCGGTGCTGTCCTCCATCGAGGACCAGGGCAAGCTCACCGACGAGCTGAAGGCCGCGCTGCTCTCCGCCGACACCAAGGCCCGTGTCGAGGACATCTATCTGCCCTACAAGCCCAAGCGGCGTACCAAGGCACAGATCGCGCGCGAGGCCGGCCTGGAGCCGCTGGCCGACCGGCTGCTGGCGGACCCGACCCTCGTTCCCGACGAGGCGGCCGCCGAGTTCCTCACCGAGAACGTCGCAGACGCCAGCGCCGCCCTGGACGGCGCCCGTCACATCCTCATCGAGCGTGTCGCCGAAGACGCGGAACTCGTCGGCGCCACCCGTACCAAATTCTGGGCAGAAGGTGCACTACAGACCGGCCCATGGTCCGAAGACGCCGCGAAAACCGAAGCCGCACAGAAGTATCGCGACTACTTCGAATTCTCCGAATCTCTGGAAACCATGCCCTCGCACCGGGTGCTCGCCGTCATGCGCGGCGAGAAGGAGCAGGTTTTGGCCCTGAACTTCGACGGCGGTGAGGACGCGCCGTACGAGCACATGGTCGCGCAGTCGCTTGGGGTGAATCTGACAGCCAAGACCCCGGCCACGCCGTGGCTGGCCGGTACCGTTCGGGTCGCCTGGCGCGCCAAGCTCATGTTCTCCGCATCCGTCGACGCCCGCCTGAAGCTGCGCCAGCGCGCCGAGGAGGACGCCGTCGGGGTGTTCGCTCGCAACCTCAAGGATCTGCTGCTGGCCGCGCCTGCGGGCACTCGCGCAACCCTGGGCCTTGACCCCGGCTTCCGCACCGGCGTCAAGGTGGCTGTCGTGGACGGCACCGGCAAAGTCGTGGACACCTGCGCGATCTACCCACATCAGCCTCAGCAGAAATGGAATGAGGCCAAAGCCACTCTTGCGGCGTTCGTCGCCCGCCACAATGTCGAACTGATCGCCGTGGGTAACGGGACCGCTTCCCGCGAAACCGACGCACTGGCAGCAGAACTCATCGCCGATATCAAGGCTGCGGGCGCCAAGGCGCCCACCAAGGCGATGGTCAGCGAAGCCGGCGCGTCCGTCTACTCAGCCTCGGCCTACGCCGCCCATGAACTTCCCGACCTCGACGTCACCCTGCGCGGAGCGGTGTCCATCGCCCGGCGTCTGCAAGATCCGTTGGCCGAGTTGGTGAAAATCGAACCCAAGTCAATCGGCGTTGGCCAGTATCAGCACGACGTCACGCCGGGCACCCTCGCCCGCAGCCTCAATGCCGTCGTCGAAGATGCCGTGAACGCTGTCGGCGTCGACCTGAACACGGCCTCGGTCCCACTACTCGCACGCGTATCCGGGGTCACCGAATCGTTGGCCGAATCCATCGTCGCCCATCGCGAGAAGGCGGGTGCGTTCCGCAGCCGCAAGGGGCTACTTGAGGTTCCCCGGCTGGGGCCCAAGGCCTTTGAACAATGCGCCGGATTCCTCCGTATCCAGGGCGGCGACGACCCGCTAGACGCGTCGGGAGTGCACCCCGAGTCATACCCGGTGGTGCGCAAGATTCTGGACCGTTCGGGTGTGACCCTGGCCGAGCTGATCGGCAACGAGCGGTCATTACGCTCGCTCAAGCCCGCCGACTTCGCCGACGAACGGTTCGGAATTCCCACTGTCACAGACATTCTCGGCGAATTGGAGAAGCCGGGGCGCGACCCACGCCCCGCATTCACCACGGCAACGTTCGCTGCCGGTGTCGAAAAGGTGTCGGACCTGAAGGTCGGCATGGTGCTGGAAGGGGTCGTGACAAATGTGGCCGCCTTCGGCGCGTTTGTTGACGTCGGCGTGCACCAGGACGGCCTTGTGCACGTGTCGGCGATGTCGGATCGGTATGTCTCCGACCCTCACGAGGTGGTCAAGTCCGGCCAAGTGGTTCGGGTCAAGGTCACCGAGGTCGACATTCCGCGTCAGCGCATCGGCCTGACCCTGCGCCTCAACGACGATCCGCAACAGGGCAAGCGTCCTGAGCGTTCCGGCGCTCCCCGTCGTGACGACAAGAACCGCGACGACCGGAATCAGGGTCGGCGAAACCAGAACCGCGACAAGAATTCCCGCCAGCGGGAAGAGTCTCGCCCGACCGGTTCGATGGCGGACGCGCTGCGCAACGCCGGTTTCGGGCGGTAG
- the stf0 gene encoding trehalose 2-sulfotransferase, with protein sequence MPDHPTAYLVLASQRSGSTLLVESLRATGVAGEPQEFFQYLPTTSQSPQPREWFADVQDESILRLLDPLDAGKPDLAPATIWRDYIRTVGRTPNGVWGGKLMWNQTPLLLNRAEGLPDRSGQGLLSAIRDVVGSDPVLVHVYRPDVVSQAVSFWRAVQTRVWRGRPDPVRDARAEYHAGAIAHVITMLQAQEAGWRRWFTEENIQPIDVSYPYLWRNLTEVVGTVLEALGQDPRLAPPPVLERQADQRSDDWVDRYRADAEKEGLPL encoded by the coding sequence ATGCCCGACCACCCCACCGCATATCTGGTGCTCGCGTCCCAACGCAGTGGCAGCACCCTGCTGGTCGAATCCCTGCGTGCGACCGGCGTAGCCGGTGAACCGCAAGAGTTCTTCCAGTACCTGCCCACCACGAGCCAGTCGCCGCAGCCGCGAGAATGGTTCGCCGACGTCCAGGACGAGTCGATCCTGCGGCTGTTGGATCCACTGGACGCGGGCAAGCCCGATTTGGCGCCCGCCACCATCTGGCGCGATTACATCCGCACCGTCGGGCGCACCCCCAACGGCGTCTGGGGCGGCAAGCTCATGTGGAATCAGACCCCGCTGCTGTTGAACCGGGCCGAGGGACTCCCCGACCGTTCCGGCCAAGGCCTGCTCTCCGCGATACGCGACGTTGTCGGCAGCGACCCCGTGCTGGTGCACGTGTACCGACCGGACGTTGTGTCGCAGGCAGTTTCGTTTTGGCGCGCGGTGCAGACGCGGGTGTGGCGCGGACGCCCCGACCCGGTGCGGGACGCACGGGCCGAGTACCACGCCGGCGCCATCGCGCACGTCATCACCATGCTGCAGGCACAGGAGGCCGGCTGGCGCCGCTGGTTCACCGAGGAGAACATCCAGCCCATCGACGTCTCCTACCCGTACCTATGGCGCAACCTGACCGAGGTGGTCGGCACGGTGCTGGAAGCACTGGGCCAAGATCCACGGCTCGCGCCGCCGCCGGTACTGGAACGGCAGGCAGATCAGCGGTCGGACGACTGGGTGGACCGATACCGCGCCGACGCTGAAAAGGAGGGGCTACCGCTATGA
- a CDS encoding TetR/AcrR family transcriptional regulator: MVQYCSVVPTASNAGVARRRAILDAALTSFLKSGVAGATVEALHRESGASVGSIYHFFGSKEGVAAELYLETLRDYYDAYLAALQASSGARGGVVAAVRFHLEWVAANEMRARFLFHCREFEVIEESRSTITALHEDFYGKASAWLQPHVEKGRIKPLPPRLCQALWMGPCVEYARLWLARSADFDVLAAAPVLGQAAWDAVKA, from the coding sequence GTGGTTCAGTATTGTTCGGTGGTGCCCACTGCCTCGAATGCCGGCGTCGCTCGTCGGCGCGCCATCCTCGACGCAGCGCTCACGTCCTTCCTGAAAAGTGGGGTGGCGGGGGCCACGGTCGAGGCGCTGCATCGCGAATCCGGGGCCAGTGTGGGCAGCATCTACCACTTCTTTGGGAGCAAGGAAGGCGTGGCTGCCGAGCTGTACCTGGAAACGCTGCGCGATTACTACGATGCGTATCTTGCTGCACTGCAAGCGAGTTCAGGCGCCCGTGGTGGAGTTGTGGCCGCGGTGCGTTTCCATCTGGAGTGGGTTGCCGCCAACGAGATGCGGGCCCGTTTTCTGTTTCATTGTCGCGAGTTCGAGGTGATCGAGGAATCGCGCTCGACGATTACCGCGCTGCACGAGGACTTCTATGGCAAGGCCAGTGCGTGGCTGCAACCGCACGTCGAGAAAGGGCGCATCAAGCCGCTGCCGCCCAGGTTGTGTCAGGCATTGTGGATGGGGCCCTGCGTCGAATATGCCCGGCTGTGGCTGGCCAGGTCGGCCGACTTCGACGTGCTTGCGGCGGCGCCGGTTCTCGGGCAGGCAGCGTGGGACGCCGTCAAGGCGTAA
- the cysD gene encoding sulfate adenylyltransferase subunit CysD — protein MTTIENPLQVNELRLLEAEAVHIIREVVAELQRPVLLFSAGKDSIVLLRLAEKAFRPAPLPFPVLHVDTGHNFPEVIEFRDRRTTGHGHKLIVASVQDTIDAGRVPDPGPGASRNRQQTRTLLDALEAGGFDAAFGGARRDEERARAKERILSFRDEFGQWDPRAQRPEPWSLYNGRIRKGEQVRVFPLSNWTELDIWRYIQLENLELPSIYYAHQREVFERDGILLATSEYATPTGLERAATEWVRYRTVGDMTITGAVRSQATEIEGVIAEISVATVSERGETRADDRTSVAAMEDRKREGYF, from the coding sequence ATGACGACCATAGAAAACCCATTGCAGGTCAACGAGCTTCGGTTGTTGGAGGCCGAGGCGGTGCACATCATTCGTGAAGTGGTCGCCGAGTTGCAGCGCCCGGTGCTGCTCTTCTCAGCGGGCAAGGACTCGATCGTGCTGCTGAGGTTGGCAGAGAAGGCCTTCCGGCCGGCCCCCCTGCCCTTCCCGGTGCTGCACGTCGACACCGGGCATAACTTCCCCGAGGTCATCGAGTTCCGCGACCGGCGCACCACCGGACACGGACACAAACTCATCGTCGCCTCGGTACAGGACACCATCGACGCCGGCCGGGTGCCCGACCCGGGCCCGGGCGCCTCGCGCAACCGACAGCAGACCCGCACCCTGCTGGACGCCTTGGAAGCCGGAGGTTTCGACGCGGCGTTCGGTGGCGCCCGGCGCGATGAAGAACGCGCCCGCGCCAAGGAGCGCATCCTGAGCTTCCGCGACGAATTCGGCCAGTGGGACCCGAGGGCGCAGCGGCCCGAACCGTGGTCGCTGTACAACGGACGCATCCGCAAGGGTGAACAGGTCCGCGTGTTTCCGTTGAGCAACTGGACCGAGCTGGATATCTGGCGCTACATCCAGCTGGAAAACCTTGAGCTGCCGTCGATCTACTACGCACACCAACGCGAGGTCTTCGAACGGGACGGCATTCTGCTGGCCACCTCCGAGTACGCCACCCCGACGGGCCTGGAGAGGGCCGCCACCGAATGGGTGCGCTACCGCACCGTCGGCGACATGACCATCACCGGCGCCGTCCGCTCGCAGGCCACCGAGATCGAAGGGGTGATCGCGGAGATTTCCGTGGCCACCGTCTCCGAACGTGGCGAGACCCGTGCCGACGACCGCACATCCGTGGCCGCCATGGAAGACCGGAAACGAGAGGGCTACTTCTGA
- the cysC gene encoding adenylyl-sulfate kinase — protein MSTQTAVDTRQLLRIATAGSVDDGKSTLIGRLLHDTDSLPVDHLEAVTDEEGVADLAALSDGLRAEREQGITIDVAYRFFSTESRSYILADTPGHERYTRNMFTGASNAHVAILLVDARAGVLRQTRRHARIAKLLGIKHFVAAVNKIDLVDFDAQRFAEVERELHLLADRLGKVDITVIPLAAKHGDNVVHRSENTSWYSGPTLLEYLENVELSPPQPEAAKLRLPVQWVSRPTADQRRRYTGRLAAGTLSVGDSVVNLPSGTRSTVTVVDTLDENRSTGVAPLSVSIELADDIDVGRGDVLVSGAEDAVLPVLAREIDATVCWFTNGPLRAGDRLALKQGTRTVRATVQALHTRLDPETLDELDGPVELALNDIGAVTLRTSSVVVADSYADSRDSGAFILIDEASNDTVGAGTITEAREVKPETHSRTDIRWHPSALDREYRWDSTAQRGAIIWFTGLPASGKSTIAVAVERALVESGQVAYLLDGDNLRHGLSDDLGFSPGDRAENIRRVSHLTRLFADSGVVALASLVSPLRSDRETARSINAAAKLPFIEVYISTPLAECEKRDPKGLYARARAGELKGLTGVEAPYEAPENPELVLDTTGADIDELVAQVLDVLNRAR, from the coding sequence ATGAGCACCCAGACCGCGGTGGACACCCGCCAACTGCTGCGTATCGCCACCGCCGGCTCGGTGGACGACGGCAAGAGCACGCTCATCGGGCGGCTGCTGCACGACACCGACAGCCTGCCGGTCGATCACCTGGAAGCAGTCACCGATGAAGAGGGCGTAGCCGACCTGGCCGCGCTTTCGGACGGCCTGCGCGCCGAACGCGAACAGGGCATCACCATCGACGTGGCCTACCGGTTCTTCTCCACCGAGAGCCGCAGCTACATCCTGGCCGACACTCCCGGGCATGAGCGCTACACCCGCAACATGTTCACCGGCGCCTCCAACGCGCATGTGGCGATCCTGCTGGTCGACGCGCGCGCCGGGGTATTGCGGCAGACCCGCCGCCACGCCCGCATCGCAAAGCTGTTGGGCATCAAACACTTCGTGGCCGCCGTCAACAAGATCGACTTGGTCGATTTCGACGCGCAGCGGTTCGCCGAAGTCGAGCGCGAACTACATCTGCTGGCCGACCGGCTGGGCAAGGTCGACATCACCGTCATTCCGCTCGCCGCCAAGCATGGCGACAACGTGGTGCACCGCTCGGAGAACACATCGTGGTACTCCGGTCCCACCCTGCTCGAATACCTCGAAAACGTTGAGCTTTCACCTCCACAGCCGGAAGCCGCCAAGCTGCGCCTGCCCGTGCAGTGGGTCTCGCGGCCCACCGCCGATCAACGTCGCCGGTATACCGGCCGCCTGGCAGCGGGCACGCTCAGCGTCGGCGATTCGGTGGTGAATCTGCCGTCGGGCACGCGCTCCACTGTCACGGTGGTGGACACCCTGGACGAAAACCGTTCCACCGGTGTGGCTCCGCTGTCGGTGTCGATCGAATTGGCCGACGACATCGACGTGGGCCGTGGCGATGTGCTGGTGAGCGGTGCCGAAGACGCGGTGTTACCGGTGCTGGCACGCGAGATCGATGCCACGGTCTGCTGGTTCACCAACGGGCCGCTGCGCGCGGGTGATCGGCTGGCGCTCAAGCAGGGCACCCGGACCGTGCGCGCCACAGTTCAGGCTCTGCACACCCGGCTGGACCCGGAGACGCTGGATGAGCTCGATGGTCCGGTTGAATTGGCGCTCAACGACATCGGTGCGGTGACTCTGCGCACCAGTTCGGTGGTGGTGGCTGATTCCTATGCCGACAGCCGCGACAGCGGGGCCTTCATCCTGATCGATGAGGCCTCCAACGACACCGTCGGCGCCGGCACCATCACCGAAGCGCGCGAGGTCAAACCGGAGACCCACTCGCGCACCGACATCCGCTGGCACCCGTCGGCGCTGGACCGCGAATACCGTTGGGACAGCACCGCGCAGCGCGGTGCGATCATCTGGTTCACCGGCCTGCCGGCCTCCGGGAAGTCGACCATCGCGGTGGCGGTGGAACGCGCACTCGTGGAGTCGGGTCAGGTCGCGTATCTGCTCGACGGCGACAACCTGCGCCATGGGCTATCCGATGACCTGGGGTTCTCCCCCGGCGACCGTGCCGAGAACATCCGCCGGGTGTCACATCTGACGCGGCTGTTCGCCGATTCCGGCGTGGTGGCGCTGGCGTCATTGGTGTCACCGCTGCGCTCCGACCGCGAGACCGCGCGCAGCATCAACGCGGCGGCCAAGTTGCCGTTCATCGAGGTCTATATCTCCACGCCGCTGGCCGAATGCGAAAAACGCGACCCCAAGGGTCTGTATGCCCGTGCCCGCGCGGGTGAGCTGAAGGGTTTGACGGGTGTAGAAGCACCCTACGAAGCCCCGGAAAATCCTGAGCTCGTCCTGGATACCACCGGGGCGGATATCGACGAGCTGGTCGCTCAGGTACTCGACGTTCTTAACCGCGCTCGCTGA
- a CDS encoding DUF732 domain-containing protein, whose product MKGLSLTAMIAMGAGAAAIAMASPAHADDVSFNQTLHSYGIYAPPDKTAYLGKIACHRLDTGLDKDAYQSTEFLAKNLDRHSSTEQKWQFLSASIDEYCPEQRPVLERAASHT is encoded by the coding sequence ATGAAGGGACTCAGCCTTACTGCGATGATCGCGATGGGTGCGGGTGCTGCGGCGATCGCCATGGCCTCCCCGGCACACGCCGACGATGTCAGCTTCAACCAGACGTTGCACTCCTACGGCATCTACGCGCCGCCGGACAAGACTGCCTACCTCGGCAAGATCGCGTGCCATCGCCTGGACACGGGCCTGGACAAGGACGCCTACCAGTCCACCGAGTTCCTAGCCAAGAATCTCGACCGGCACAGCTCAACCGAGCAGAAGTGGCAGTTCCTGTCCGCTTCGATCGATGAGTACTGCCCGGAGCAGCGCCCCGTTCTGGAGCGCGCAGCCAGCCACACCTAA
- a CDS encoding sulfatase family protein, whose translation MTEASRDNVLIVHWHDLGRYLGVYGHADVSSPHLDRLAAEGVLFTRAHATAPLCSPSRGSLFTGRYPQSNGLIGLAHHGWEYRAGVRTLPHILSGSGWHTALFGMQHETAYPATLGFDEYDVSNSYCEYVVEHASAWLRNSPSAPFLLTAGFFETHRPFPRERYEPSDAEAVDVPGYLPDTPEVRDDLAEFYGSITVADAKVGELLQVLTETGLDQNTWVVFMTDHGPALPRAKSTLYDAGTGIALIVRPPRGRTSSPLRYDELFSGVDLLPTLLGLLGVEIPEEVQGVSHAENIQKQSGELQTVRSEVFTTKTYHDSFDPIRAIRTKNYSYIENYAPRPVLDLPWDIADSPPGRAVATHITGPRPHRELYNLQTDPEEAHNLLGLDADAESEAVANDLALRLNDWREKTLDVIPSDFAGTRISERYTETFLRIHGRPGANRSAIADERGIEQ comes from the coding sequence GTGACCGAAGCGTCACGGGACAACGTTCTGATCGTCCATTGGCATGACCTCGGTCGCTACCTGGGCGTCTATGGGCACGCCGATGTATCCAGCCCGCATCTGGACCGATTGGCCGCCGAGGGCGTCCTGTTCACCCGCGCACATGCGACCGCACCGCTGTGTTCGCCGTCCCGCGGTTCTCTTTTCACCGGGCGATACCCGCAGAGCAATGGCCTTATCGGGTTGGCCCACCACGGCTGGGAATACCGCGCCGGGGTGCGCACGCTCCCCCACATCTTGTCTGGATCGGGCTGGCACACAGCACTGTTCGGAATGCAGCACGAAACGGCGTATCCGGCCACGCTGGGATTCGACGAGTACGACGTATCAAACTCGTATTGCGAATACGTGGTGGAGCACGCCTCCGCCTGGTTGCGCAATTCCCCCAGCGCACCGTTTCTCCTCACGGCCGGATTTTTCGAGACGCATCGTCCTTTTCCGCGTGAGCGCTATGAACCGTCCGACGCGGAAGCCGTCGACGTTCCCGGCTACCTGCCCGACACTCCCGAGGTACGCGATGACCTTGCCGAGTTCTACGGCTCCATCACGGTGGCCGACGCCAAAGTCGGCGAGCTACTGCAGGTCTTGACCGAGACGGGCCTGGACCAGAACACCTGGGTGGTCTTCATGACCGACCACGGTCCGGCGCTGCCGCGCGCCAAATCCACCCTGTATGACGCCGGCACCGGTATCGCCTTGATCGTGCGTCCGCCCCGCGGCCGCACATCCTCACCGCTTCGCTATGACGAACTCTTCAGCGGGGTCGACCTGCTGCCCACCCTATTGGGGCTATTGGGTGTCGAAATTCCCGAAGAGGTGCAGGGAGTTTCTCATGCCGAGAATATCCAGAAACAATCAGGCGAACTCCAAACAGTCCGTTCCGAGGTATTCACCACCAAGACTTATCACGATTCTTTCGATCCTATTCGAGCTATCAGAACAAAGAATTACAGTTACATCGAGAATTACGCACCCCGGCCGGTTCTGGACCTCCCCTGGGACATTGCCGACAGCCCGCCGGGCCGCGCTGTCGCCACGCACATCACCGGGCCCCGGCCCCACCGCGAGCTCTACAACCTCCAGACCGACCCGGAAGAGGCACATAACCTGCTCGGACTCGACGCCGACGCAGAGTCCGAAGCGGTCGCCAATGACCTCGCACTGCGCCTGAACGACTGGCGGGAGAAGACCCTCGACGTGATCCCGTCTGATTTTGCGGGCACGCGTATTTCCGAGCGGTACACCGAGACATTCCTGCGCATCCACGGCAGGCCCGGAGCTAACCGGTCCGCAATCGCGGACGAGCGCGGTATCGAACAATAG
- a CDS encoding AAA family ATPase yields the protein MLTTVAVRGYRSLRDLVLPLARLTVVTGANGTGKSSLYRALQLLADCGRGEIIGSLARQGGLRSAMWAGPENLKAARRTGVIQGAGRTRPVSIELGYASTNFGYLVDLGLPIPSDSAFGRDPEIKREIVFTGRTLRPSATLVQRTRPVVEARSDSGHRFEGFSRSLPTYRSMLSEFPGKLPELGAVRDTLRGWRFYDGFRVDMLAPARQPQIGTRTTVLSNDGSDVAAAIQTIIETRSDTLDKAVAAAFDGASVAVAVSDGIFDLQVQQPGMLRPLRAAELSDGTLRFLLWAAALLSPEPPPLMVLNEPETSLHPDLIAPLATLIRAAATKTQVVVITHASALVDHLAARSLRDVLADEDDLIDDTGPALRLELVKDWGETQIVGLDPLRAPPWHWRSR from the coding sequence GTGTTGACGACCGTCGCCGTTCGCGGATACCGATCGCTGCGCGATCTTGTGCTGCCGCTTGCGCGACTGACCGTTGTCACCGGCGCCAACGGCACCGGAAAGTCCTCGCTCTACCGGGCCCTGCAGCTACTGGCCGATTGCGGCCGCGGCGAGATCATCGGCTCACTGGCACGCCAAGGCGGCCTGCGATCGGCCATGTGGGCCGGTCCGGAGAACCTCAAGGCCGCGCGACGCACGGGGGTAATCCAGGGCGCAGGGCGCACCCGCCCGGTATCAATTGAGTTAGGTTATGCATCAACCAATTTCGGATATCTCGTGGATCTCGGCCTGCCGATTCCCAGCGACTCCGCCTTCGGCCGCGATCCGGAGATCAAGCGTGAGATCGTCTTCACCGGCCGGACCCTGCGCCCCAGCGCCACCCTGGTGCAAAGGACTCGTCCCGTAGTAGAAGCTCGGTCGGATTCGGGGCACCGATTCGAGGGATTCAGTCGCTCGCTACCGACGTATCGCAGCATGCTTTCCGAATTCCCCGGAAAACTACCGGAATTGGGCGCTGTGCGGGACACGCTGCGCGGCTGGCGGTTCTACGACGGATTTCGTGTCGACATGCTCGCACCGGCGCGTCAGCCTCAGATCGGAACGCGAACAACGGTGTTGTCGAACGACGGTAGCGACGTGGCGGCAGCCATCCAGACCATCATCGAGACCCGTAGCGACACCTTGGACAAGGCCGTCGCCGCCGCCTTCGATGGCGCGTCGGTTGCGGTGGCCGTCAGTGACGGGATATTCGATCTTCAGGTACAACAGCCCGGCATGCTGCGCCCGCTGCGTGCGGCGGAATTGTCCGATGGCACCCTGCGCTTCCTGCTATGGGCCGCCGCGCTGCTCAGTCCCGAGCCACCGCCGCTGATGGTGCTCAACGAACCCGAGACATCCTTGCACCCCGACCTCATCGCTCCGCTCGCAACGCTCATCCGGGCCGCGGCCACCAAGACCCAGGTGGTGGTGATCACTCACGCGAGCGCCCTGGTGGATCACCTTGCCGCCCGATCATTGCGCGACGTCCTTGCGGACGAGGACGACCTGATCGACGACACCGGGCCTGCGCTGCGGCTCGAGCTCGTCAAAGATTGGGGTGAGACGCAGATCGTGGGACTGGACCCGCTCAGGGCACCACCCTGGCATTGGAGATCGCGCTGA